The Polaribacter tangerinus genome has a segment encoding these proteins:
- a CDS encoding efflux RND transporter periplasmic adaptor subunit, whose amino-acid sequence MSKRSKIILIIIAIGFIAALIWFGKKNKKSILEYETETPFKTTIVKKTVATGKVIPLEEIEIKPQITGIIDKVVLLEGSKVKKGDLIATVRVVPNEQSLISAKGRVDNLKLRVNNAEISYNRTKNLFEKGVIARAEYEGVELTYNQAKQDLKNAQNDYLIIKKGSAGSAGTANTNILAQMSGTILEIPVKEGDQVIQSNNFNAGTTIASIADMSKMIFEGKVDESEVGKLVKGTNIEVSIGAIEGKKFPAKLNFIAPKGTEEGGAVQFKIKADVSLDDKFFIRAGYSANADIVLVKKDSVLSIKEALLRFDKKTEEPYVEVKTGDGTYEKKTLKLGTSDGVNVEVLEGVTEDDEIKIWNKASKDEEKKNDN is encoded by the coding sequence ATGAGCAAAAGATCAAAAATTATTTTAATTATTATCGCAATAGGTTTTATTGCAGCACTTATTTGGTTCGGTAAAAAGAACAAAAAAAGTATTTTAGAATATGAAACAGAAACACCTTTTAAAACAACTATTGTTAAAAAAACTGTAGCTACAGGTAAAGTAATACCTCTAGAAGAAATTGAAATTAAACCTCAAATAACAGGTATTATAGATAAGGTTGTATTACTAGAAGGCTCTAAAGTTAAAAAAGGAGATTTAATTGCTACTGTAAGAGTGGTTCCTAACGAGCAATCGTTAATTAGTGCTAAAGGTAGAGTAGACAATTTAAAGTTAAGAGTAAACAATGCCGAAATTTCATACAATAGAACTAAAAATTTATTTGAAAAAGGAGTTATTGCTAGAGCAGAATATGAGGGAGTAGAACTAACTTATAACCAAGCAAAGCAAGATCTTAAAAATGCACAAAACGATTACTTGATTATTAAAAAAGGATCTGCTGGTTCTGCAGGAACCGCAAACACAAATATTCTGGCGCAAATGTCTGGAACTATTTTAGAAATTCCTGTTAAAGAAGGAGACCAAGTAATTCAATCAAACAACTTTAATGCTGGTACTACTATTGCTTCAATTGCAGATATGAGTAAAATGATTTTTGAAGGTAAGGTAGACGAGTCTGAAGTTGGAAAACTAGTTAAGGGCACTAACATAGAAGTTTCTATTGGAGCTATAGAAGGTAAAAAATTTCCTGCTAAATTAAATTTCATCGCTCCGAAAGGAACGGAAGAGGGTGGTGCTGTTCAATTTAAAATTAAAGCAGATGTTTCTTTAGATGATAAGTTTTTTATTAGAGCTGGTTACAGTGCAAATGCAGATATTGTTTTGGTAAAAAAAGACAGTGTTCTTTCTATAAAAGAAGCATTGCTTAGATTTGATAAAAAAACAGAAGAACCATATGTAGAAGTTAAAACCGGTGATGGAACTTATGAAAAGAAAACTTTAAAATTAGGAACTTCAGATGGTGTAAACGTAGAAGTTTTAGAGGGTGTAACTGAAGATGATGAAATAAAAATTTGGAATAAAGCTTCTAAAGACGAAGAAAAAAAGAATGACAATTAA
- a CDS encoding ABC transporter permease, with amino-acid sequence MKFLFDSDTWQEIYGSIRKNKVRTAITIIGVLWGIFLLVVLLGAARGMENGFNKLFGNFATNSVFVWTQSTDTPFKGFQEGRRFRLTMNDIEVLKSEYSDEIKLLAPRNQTNNLLVKDFKSGNFQVSGDYPILDQIQKKQLLYGRFLNDNDILSTAKVTVISEDMYIQLFDKGEFPIGQYVKINNINYKVIGVYKPSNTIDFDGDCAYIPFSTFRKVYNTANNVDWMMITANEGTDIEQMEKDVLLTLKGLHKVHPEDERAFGSVNLGKEIGKVTGFLTGMQFLTWFVGIATLIAGVFAIGNILLITVKERTQEIGIRRALGATPKSIRQQIILESVFLTTIAGMLGIIFGSLILYLIDSAFGQGPDAALINPTVDIPIILIAFTTLIVLGTLIGLIPAHMATIVRPIEALREE; translated from the coding sequence ATGAAATTTTTATTCGATTCAGATACTTGGCAAGAAATTTACGGCAGTATTCGTAAAAATAAAGTTAGAACTGCAATTACTATCATTGGGGTACTTTGGGGTATTTTTTTGTTAGTAGTTTTATTAGGTGCTGCAAGAGGTATGGAAAATGGTTTTAACAAACTATTTGGTAATTTTGCCACCAATAGTGTTTTTGTGTGGACACAATCTACAGATACACCTTTTAAAGGTTTTCAGGAAGGAAGACGATTTCGATTGACCATGAATGATATTGAAGTTTTAAAGTCTGAATATTCAGATGAAATTAAACTTTTAGCTCCTCGAAACCAAACAAATAACCTACTTGTTAAAGACTTTAAATCAGGCAATTTTCAAGTTAGTGGCGATTATCCTATTTTAGATCAAATACAAAAAAAGCAACTTTTATACGGAAGGTTTTTAAATGATAATGATATTTTATCTACTGCTAAAGTTACCGTTATTTCCGAAGATATGTACATACAATTGTTTGATAAAGGCGAGTTTCCTATCGGACAATATGTAAAAATTAACAATATCAACTATAAAGTAATTGGCGTCTACAAACCATCGAACACTATAGATTTTGATGGAGATTGTGCCTATATTCCTTTTTCTACCTTCAGAAAAGTGTACAATACAGCCAATAATGTAGATTGGATGATGATAACCGCCAATGAAGGAACAGACATTGAACAAATGGAAAAAGATGTACTGCTTACTTTAAAAGGTTTACATAAAGTACACCCAGAAGATGAAAGAGCTTTTGGAAGTGTTAATCTTGGAAAAGAAATCGGAAAAGTAACAGGCTTTTTAACAGGAATGCAATTTTTAACTTGGTTTGTAGGTATTGCTACTTTAATTGCTGGAGTATTTGCAATTGGCAATATTTTACTGATAACAGTTAAAGAACGAACACAAGAAATTGGAATACGAAGAGCTTTAGGAGCAACACCAAAAAGTATTCGTCAACAAATAATATTAGAGTCGGTTTTTTTAACCACCATTGCAGGAATGCTAGGAATTATTTTTGGTAGCTTAATCTTATATTTAATAGACTCTGCATTTGGTCAAGGACCCGATGCCGCACTTATAAATCCAACGGTAGATATTCCAATAATTTTAATAGCATTTACCACATTAATTGTGCTGGGTACTTTAATAGGTTTGATACCTGCACATATGGCAACAATTGTAAGACCTATAGAAGCATTAAGAGAAGAATAA
- a CDS encoding ABC transporter permease yields the protein MFDLDRWREIFQSINKNRLRSVMSGFTVAFAILLFTLLFGIVSGLSNTFTSAFADDAQNAMFVRVWKTSKPYKGLQTGRRVQLKNSDYNYISEEYKNKIQYQSARIFKNFSIKYKNEASNYSVMAVNPDHQFLEKTIIDDGRYLNERDLNEKSKVIVIGRLIKKDLFGERPAVGKRVNVSGSSFLVIGVFSDDGGDNEERKAFIPLTTAQMMYGNNDYISQIALGYNPNLSLDKAIAFGNQMERDLRKKLNIHPDDQSALSVRNMAEANKGVGQFMGILYAIVILVGSGTLVAGIIGISNIMIFVIKERTKEFGIRKALGAKPSSIVAMVVQESVLITTIAGYLGLSLGTYILSLIGDSLEKDYFIKDPSVSTGIVVSATIVLILSGLIAGYVPAKKAANIKPIEALRAD from the coding sequence ATGTTTGATTTAGATCGTTGGAGAGAAATTTTTCAAAGCATCAATAAAAACAGGTTACGTTCTGTAATGTCTGGCTTTACGGTTGCTTTTGCCATCCTTTTATTTACCCTATTATTTGGTATTGTAAGTGGTTTAAGTAACACTTTTACTAGTGCTTTTGCAGATGACGCACAAAATGCTATGTTTGTTCGTGTCTGGAAAACTTCTAAACCCTACAAAGGACTTCAAACAGGAAGAAGAGTTCAACTTAAAAACTCAGATTACAACTATATTTCAGAAGAATATAAAAATAAGATTCAATATCAGTCTGCAAGAATCTTTAAAAACTTTTCTATAAAATATAAAAACGAAGCAAGTAATTACAGTGTAATGGCTGTAAACCCAGATCATCAGTTTTTAGAAAAAACAATTATTGATGATGGAAGATATTTAAACGAAAGAGATTTAAATGAAAAATCGAAAGTAATTGTTATTGGTAGGCTAATTAAAAAAGATTTATTTGGCGAAAGACCTGCTGTTGGAAAAAGGGTAAATGTTAGCGGGAGCTCTTTTTTAGTAATTGGTGTTTTTTCTGATGATGGAGGAGACAATGAAGAAAGAAAAGCTTTTATACCATTAACAACTGCACAAATGATGTACGGAAATAACGATTATATAAGTCAGATTGCACTTGGCTATAATCCGAATTTAAGTTTAGATAAAGCAATTGCATTTGGGAATCAGATGGAAAGAGATTTGAGAAAGAAACTCAATATTCATCCAGATGATCAAAGTGCATTATCTGTTAGAAATATGGCAGAAGCAAATAAAGGTGTTGGTCAGTTTATGGGAATATTATATGCCATTGTTATTCTGGTAGGTTCTGGTACTTTAGTAGCCGGAATAATTGGTATATCTAATATCATGATTTTCGTTATTAAAGAAAGAACAAAAGAATTTGGTATTCGAAAAGCACTAGGAGCTAAGCCTTCTTCTATAGTAGCAATGGTTGTTCAAGAATCGGTATTAATTACAACAATTGCTGGTTATCTTGGGCTTTCTTTAGGTACCTACATTTTAAGTTTAATTGGAGACAGTTTAGAAAAAGATTACTTTATTAAAGACCCTAGTGTAAGTACAGGTATTGTTGTAAGTGCAACTATAGTGTTAATTTTATCGGGACTAATAGCTGGTTATGTTCCTGCAAAAAAAGCAGCAAATATTAAACCAATAGAAGCATTAAGAGCAGATTAA
- a CDS encoding ABC transporter ATP-binding protein, protein MIKIEGLHKSYPIGKDSLHVLKGIDLHIKEGEFVSIMGSSGSGKSTLLNIVGLLDIHDEGNYYLNGQLIKDMNEKKAAQLRNKFLGFIFQSFNLISYKTAVENVALPLYYKGMNRKERLKIALDYLEKVGLKDWANHLPNELSGGQKQRVAIARALVTKPKVVLADEPTGALDSTTTDSVMDLLKDINNEGMTVFVITHEEEVAEQTKRIVRLKDGVIISDEFTKASKAV, encoded by the coding sequence ATGATTAAAATTGAAGGATTGCACAAATCCTATCCGATAGGAAAAGACTCATTACACGTATTAAAAGGTATAGATTTGCACATCAAAGAAGGCGAATTTGTATCGATTATGGGATCGTCTGGTTCAGGAAAATCTACCTTATTAAATATTGTTGGTTTGTTAGATATTCATGATGAAGGAAACTACTATTTAAATGGCCAGTTAATTAAAGATATGAACGAAAAAAAAGCCGCTCAATTACGTAATAAGTTTTTGGGTTTTATTTTTCAATCTTTTAATTTAATCTCCTATAAGACAGCTGTAGAAAACGTTGCATTACCTTTGTACTATAAAGGAATGAATAGAAAAGAACGTTTAAAAATAGCATTAGATTATTTAGAGAAAGTAGGCCTTAAAGATTGGGCAAATCATTTACCAAACGAACTTTCTGGAGGACAAAAGCAACGTGTTGCAATTGCTCGAGCTTTGGTTACAAAACCAAAAGTAGTTTTGGCAGATGAGCCTACAGGAGCTCTAGATTCTACTACAACAGACTCTGTTATGGATCTTTTAAAGGACATTAACAATGAAGGAATGACTGTTTTTGTAATTACCCACGAAGAGGAAGTAGCTGAACAAACCAAAAGAATTGTACGTTTAAAAGATGGTGTTATTATTAGTGATGAATTCACCAAAGCCTCTAAAGCAGTATAA
- a CDS encoding thiol-disulfide oxidoreductase DCC family protein: MLDLPKHKKIILFDGICNLCNNAVKTVIKNDTKNIFMFVAIQSTKGEEILNYLGVNSNLIDSIVLVEPGVSYDIKATAALKIMNHFSGLWKLTIIFWVFPETFRNHLYDFIAKNRYRWFGKKDQCMIPTEELKAKFLV; encoded by the coding sequence ATGCTTGATTTACCAAAACATAAAAAAATAATTTTATTTGACGGAATTTGTAATTTATGCAATAATGCCGTAAAAACAGTTATTAAAAACGACACAAAAAATATTTTTATGTTTGTAGCAATTCAGTCTACTAAAGGGGAAGAAATTTTAAATTATTTAGGCGTAAACTCGAATCTTATTGATAGTATTGTATTGGTTGAACCAGGTGTTTCTTATGATATAAAAGCTACCGCAGCTCTTAAAATTATGAATCATTTTTCGGGTTTGTGGAAATTGACTATTATTTTTTGGGTTTTTCCAGAAACATTTAGAAATCATTTGTATGATTTTATTGCAAAAAATAGGTACAGATGGTTTGGGAAAAAAGACCAATGTATGATTCCAACGGAAGAATTAAAAGCAAAATTTTTAGTCTAG